From Sulfuracidifex tepidarius, one genomic window encodes:
- a CDS encoding MarR family winged helix-turn-helix transcriptional regulator, whose product MEKGGIREIIDFLSRPIFASTTKVGILLALVGAKEASFSELQDVLGVSKSTLSLTLDSLEEEGLIKSFTIFEGRPKKRIRITEEGANLIMTYLEYLERYREFLKEKS is encoded by the coding sequence GTGGAAAAAGGTGGAATAAGGGAGATAATTGACTTCCTTTCTAGACCGATCTTTGCGTCTACAACTAAGGTAGGAATACTCTTAGCTTTAGTTGGAGCGAAAGAAGCGTCATTCTCGGAGCTTCAGGACGTCTTAGGAGTGAGTAAATCTACCTTGTCTCTCACTTTAGATAGCCTAGAGGAGGAGGGGTTAATCAAGAGCTTTACAATATTCGAAGGACGTCCAAAGAAGCGCATAAGGATAACAGAGGAAGGAGCCAACTTGATAATGACTTACCTCGAGTATTTGGAGAGATATAGAGAGTTCTTAAAGGAGAAGAGTTGA
- a CDS encoding adenosylcobinamide amidohydrolase, with protein MSAGIGKSGDHAGKTINVGVFLRRKAYINAMVDMVRTVSEAKCSYLMKFDITGTASDATAIGISYGETETFLGPSTPIGKKVAISVIDTLKLLLDDGEGNPTIT; from the coding sequence ATGAGCGCCGGAATTGGGAAAAGCGGTGATCACGCAGGAAAGACCATTAACGTCGGCGTTTTCCTGAGGAGAAAGGCATACATCAACGCAATGGTAGACATGGTGAGGACAGTCAGTGAAGCTAAGTGCTCATACCTAATGAAGTTCGACATAACAGGGACTGCCAGTGACGCGACTGCTATAGGGATATCATACGGAGAGACGGAGACCTTCTTGGGACCTTCCACGCCCATAGGAAAGAAGGTAGCAATTTCAGTGATCGACACGTTAAAACTCCTGCTAGATGATGGAGAAGGTAATCCCACTATCACGTGA
- a CDS encoding molybdopterin dinucleotide binding domain-containing protein, whose amino-acid sequence MEKNVAPRDQDEFFLTTGHTLYHTQDSITFDIPTLVRIAPDNPLIINAEVAKKLSINDNDEVEVVSLTTSQKVKSRVKVTDGIRKDTAFAYFGFGRHSKEEKVAYGHTDST is encoded by the coding sequence GTGGAGAAGAACGTAGCCCCTAGAGACCAAGATGAGTTCTTCCTCACTACTGGACACACGCTTTATCACACTCAGGACAGCATAACCTTCGACATACCTACCTTAGTGAGGATAGCGCCTGACAACCCATTGATTATAAACGCTGAAGTTGCCAAGAAATTGAGCATAAACGACAACGACGAAGTTGAGGTAGTCTCACTCACTACAAGTCAGAAGGTTAAGAGCAGGGTAAAAGTGACAGACGGGATCAGGAAAGACACTGCGTTTGCATACTTCGGTTTCGGGAGGCACTCTAAAGAAGAAAAGGTAGCGTACGGTCACACGGATTCGACGTAA
- a CDS encoding MFS transporter — MKPFSYIDNLKWNKFISKNAFVTGMGVFTVGYEGTAISLTLLITLSSLHVVSSEKPILEGLLVSSGYFGMVIGGVIFGILSNKGRKKYYGIDVLLMGIGSAAQFLVNSPIELVLLRIVIGVGVGADLVLSPVIIPENSNSKDRGKAIAIGRVVMITLGDIAASLVFLGLLLAHVNPHLCGESPYLWG; from the coding sequence ATGAAACCTTTCTCCTATATTGACAATTTGAAGTGGAACAAATTCATAAGCAAAAACGCTTTCGTCACGGGAATGGGAGTTTTCACTGTTGGATATGAGGGCACAGCCATATCACTCACTTTGCTCATAACTTTGTCTTCTCTTCACGTCGTGAGCTCAGAGAAACCCATCTTAGAGGGACTACTGGTCTCCTCAGGCTATTTCGGTATGGTAATAGGAGGAGTGATCTTCGGGATTCTCTCCAACAAAGGTAGGAAGAAATACTACGGAATAGACGTCCTGCTCATGGGTATAGGCTCTGCAGCCCAGTTCCTTGTGAACAGCCCCATCGAACTCGTCCTCCTCAGGATAGTGATAGGTGTGGGAGTAGGTGCCGACTTAGTCCTTTCTCCCGTGATAATACCGGAGAACTCCAACTCCAAGGATAGGGGAAAGGCCATAGCCATAGGGAGAGTTGTAATGATAACGCTAGGCGACATAGCTGCGTCCCTAGTTTTCCTGGGACTTCTGTTAGCTCACGTTAACCCTCACTTATGTGGAGAATCACCTTATCTCTGGGGGTGA
- a CDS encoding molybdopterin-dependent oxidoreductase codes for MVVATNLDGRDPNSEMVRRALSKVDFMVVVGVMPSDVTEYADLVLAKSTYLERDELPLLVGLSLESWVDIHQKVIDPIYDTKPLWWIVLELEHRLGLSNDTFETLEKQVLDQLHVNREELYSKGCMKLADNVY; via the coding sequence ATGGTAGTTGCTACTAACTTAGATGGAAGAGACCCCAACTCTGAGATGGTGAGGAGAGCGTTATCCAAGGTTGATTTCATGGTAGTTGTGGGCGTGATGCCGTCAGACGTGACGGAGTACGCTGATTTGGTGTTAGCGAAATCCACATACCTAGAGAGGGACGAGCTCCCGTTACTTGTGGGCTTGTCGCTGGAGTCTTGGGTAGATATACATCAAAAGGTGATAGACCCAATTTATGACACCAAGCCTCTATGGTGGATCGTCCTTGAGCTTGAACACAGGCTGGGGTTGTCAAACGACACTTTCGAAACTTTAGAGAAACAAGTGTTAGATCAACTCCACGTGAATAGAGAAGAACTTTACTCTAAGGGTTGTATGAAACTTGCAGATAATGTATACTAG
- a CDS encoding S-methyl-5-thioribose-1-phosphate isomerase: MFPLLSVVTLEEAKNAFKPKLKPIEWKKDSLLLLDQSLLPFQTVWVKLTDPEGVASSIKNMQVRGAPAIGITASYGMVLSVRGDNLDEAISSMRKAKAVLDSARPTAVNLSWATSRMLEKANLAVEQGEVKDVNELRELMEREANSVFEEELEAELKMGIYGLEKINSGDAVLTQCNAGGLATGTGLGTALAPVKLAHALGMDVSVFAPETRPWLQGSRLTVYELMTDGVKTTLITDTAVGLVMYKGMVQSVMVGADRILSDGHVYNKIGTFKEAVIAHEMGIPFFALAPTSTFDMKNRVEDVKIEERDPNEVRYIRGVPVAPAEVEVYNPVFDVTPPKYVTGIITENGIIYPPFEKNVRKIVER; this comes from the coding sequence ATTTTCCCTTTACTCTCTGTGGTTACTCTAGAAGAGGCTAAAAACGCCTTCAAGCCAAAGCTAAAACCAATAGAATGGAAAAAGGACTCTCTTCTGCTCTTGGACCAGTCCCTCTTACCCTTTCAGACCGTGTGGGTGAAACTGACAGACCCGGAGGGAGTGGCTTCGAGTATAAAGAACATGCAAGTTAGGGGCGCACCGGCTATAGGAATTACGGCTTCCTACGGAATGGTCCTCTCAGTGAGGGGGGACAACTTAGATGAGGCAATTTCCTCCATGAGGAAAGCTAAGGCCGTTCTAGATTCTGCCAGACCTACTGCAGTTAACTTGTCCTGGGCCACATCTAGGATGCTCGAGAAGGCGAACTTGGCTGTTGAGCAGGGAGAGGTGAAGGACGTCAACGAGCTCAGGGAGCTCATGGAGAGAGAGGCCAACTCCGTGTTCGAGGAGGAACTAGAAGCTGAACTCAAGATGGGAATTTACGGCCTCGAGAAAATAAATAGCGGGGACGCTGTCCTAACCCAGTGCAACGCTGGAGGGCTCGCTACCGGTACTGGTCTCGGTACTGCGCTCGCGCCAGTGAAGTTGGCCCACGCCTTGGGTATGGACGTATCCGTCTTCGCCCCAGAGACAAGACCTTGGCTGCAGGGAAGCAGACTCACGGTGTACGAGCTGATGACAGACGGTGTGAAGACGACCCTCATCACTGACACAGCTGTAGGTCTGGTCATGTACAAGGGAATGGTGCAATCTGTCATGGTGGGAGCAGACAGGATACTGAGCGACGGCCACGTTTACAACAAGATAGGCACTTTCAAGGAAGCAGTGATAGCGCATGAGATGGGGATTCCTTTCTTTGCTTTAGCTCCAACGTCTACGTTCGACATGAAGAACAGGGTTGAAGATGTCAAAATAGAGGAGAGGGATCCAAACGAGGTAAGGTACATAAGGGGCGTCCCTGTGGCCCCAGCCGAGGTAGAGGTCTATAACCCCGTCTTTGACGTCACCCCTCCTAAATATGTTACTGGAATAATAACGGAAAACGGAATAATTTACCCGCCTTTCGAGAAGAACGTGAGGAAGATAGTTGAGAGATAA
- a CDS encoding MFS transporter: MNSKAQFLQVLLVIVTMTFAVRASNNMISTTVPLLSRYYFHFTQTEVGLISAVFSLGTFVTSGLLNSRLPSSTRRKVFIASSIAYAVVLPLYYLVGPLTLWLLTGVAGLTLGSVMPNIITSAGLLEDRRARERLLSIYTLALSASLVAGPAIETAILSSFSLADVFLFFTPLGVLAALLSFFIKFPPESRVEQGKVHVLGNVGFKTAVLNILAYNIPFAVILAFGGIYAVSEFHVSFAEVTGLFTLFFATSLASRIYLSIRPPDSVRLHATAAVSMTAVGLSLILFGGNVYSFALALLVLGIPHGLTYPLSVISISRTFSPSERNAANSVFFATMMLVGVVTPSAAGALAQIIGLKDLFGVLVPVLLFLLILLNKYAKPVDEIVKKEVKASTRA, from the coding sequence ATGAACTCGAAAGCTCAATTCCTGCAAGTACTTTTAGTTATAGTTACCATGACCTTCGCTGTGAGAGCATCCAACAACATGATATCTACTACTGTACCTTTGCTTTCACGTTATTATTTCCACTTCACGCAAACTGAGGTAGGTTTAATCTCTGCAGTATTTTCACTCGGAACTTTCGTGACCAGCGGTCTCCTGAACTCCAGATTGCCTTCCTCCACCAGGAGAAAGGTATTCATAGCGTCTTCAATAGCTTACGCTGTGGTATTACCCCTTTACTACTTAGTGGGTCCCCTCACTTTGTGGCTATTGACGGGGGTCGCAGGACTTACGTTAGGTTCCGTGATGCCTAACATCATAACTTCCGCTGGTCTACTTGAGGACAGAAGAGCTAGGGAAAGGTTGCTCTCAATTTATACGTTGGCGTTAAGCGCAAGTCTAGTAGCAGGTCCGGCAATAGAGACTGCTATACTTTCTTCCTTCAGTTTAGCTGATGTCTTTCTGTTTTTCACTCCTCTCGGTGTTCTAGCGGCTTTACTGTCCTTCTTTATAAAGTTCCCGCCAGAGAGCAGAGTAGAACAGGGAAAGGTGCACGTTCTGGGTAACGTAGGCTTCAAGACTGCAGTGTTGAACATCCTAGCTTACAACATACCTTTCGCCGTGATACTAGCTTTCGGAGGAATTTACGCCGTCAGCGAGTTCCATGTTTCCTTCGCTGAGGTAACTGGACTCTTCACTCTCTTCTTTGCAACTTCACTTGCGTCAAGGATCTACCTTTCAATAAGACCCCCAGATAGCGTTAGGCTACACGCTACTGCTGCTGTTTCTATGACAGCAGTCGGATTAAGCCTAATACTGTTTGGAGGAAACGTTTACTCCTTCGCCTTGGCACTGCTCGTACTCGGAATACCTCACGGGCTCACCTACCCCCTGTCGGTAATATCAATAAGCAGGACATTTTCACCTTCAGAGAGGAACGCTGCAAATAGCGTCTTCTTTGCTACCATGATGTTAGTGGGAGTTGTGACGCCCTCAGCAGCTGGAGCTCTGGCTCAGATCATAGGGTTAAAGGACCTCTTCGGAGTTTTAGTTCCAGTTTTATTGTTCCTCCTAATCCTGTTAAATAAATACGCCAAACCAGTTGACGAAATTGTGAAAAAAGAGGTAAAAGCTAGTACTAGGGCTTGA